A genomic window from Nicotiana sylvestris chromosome 11, ASM39365v2, whole genome shotgun sequence includes:
- the LOC138881355 gene encoding uncharacterized protein: METLLKNGHLREFLSDHTKNNYGRNKNIAELSNLAVGSPRMTINMIFRGDKVNKVTFSTAKKTKISVTHGKRIREVSNDDITFTEEDVDGVLLPDNDALIISLNVLDFKIKRVLVNPGCLANIIQ, translated from the coding sequence ATGGAGACGTTGTTGAAGAATGGTCACCTCAGGGAATTTTTAAGCGACCACACCAAAAATAACTATGGGAGAAATAAGAACATTGCAGAACTATCAAATCTGGCAGTAGGGTCACCTCGGATGACAATCAACATGATATTCAGAGGAGACAAAGTCAACAAGGTGACATTTTCGACAGCAAAGAAGACGAAGATATCTGTGACTCATGGCAAGAGGATCCGAGAAGTTTCAAATGATGACATCACGTTCACGGAGGAAGATGTTGATGGAGTTCTTCTACCAGACAATGATGCTTTGATAATTTCTCTTAATGTTCTAGATTTCAAAATTAAGCGTGTTTTGGTTAATCCAGGATGTTTAGCCAACATCATACAATAG